The proteins below come from a single Fodinicurvata sp. EGI_FJ10296 genomic window:
- the cysK gene encoding cysteine synthase A has protein sequence MANSSIPDRPRHQRTDARDGPFRDRIYDSILDTIGATPLVRLKRLPQDYNVQADILVKCEFFNPLSSVKDRIGLAMIEWLEDQGKISPDTVLVEPTSGNTGIALAFVAAAKGYRLILTMPESMSVERRKMLKILGAELYLTPAAHGMRGAIDKAESLLSEIPNAVMPQQFANPANPEVHRRTTAEEIWRDTGGAVDILVAGVGTGGTITGVGEVLKARKPTFRTVAVEPEDSAVLSGNPPGPHKIQGIGAGFIPDILNRSIIDEVVPIANERAFSMARDAARLEGLPVGISSGAAIAAGLEIGARPENAGKTIVLVAPSIAERYLSTALFAGLD, from the coding sequence ATGGCGAATTCGAGCATACCCGACCGCCCCAGACACCAGCGCACCGATGCAAGGGACGGGCCCTTTCGCGACCGGATCTACGACAGCATCCTCGACACCATTGGCGCGACGCCCCTGGTCCGCCTGAAACGGCTGCCTCAGGACTATAACGTTCAGGCCGATATCCTGGTGAAATGCGAGTTCTTCAATCCGCTTTCCAGCGTAAAGGACCGTATCGGATTGGCAATGATCGAGTGGCTGGAGGATCAGGGCAAAATCAGCCCGGATACCGTTCTGGTCGAACCGACCTCGGGCAATACCGGCATCGCGCTGGCCTTCGTTGCCGCCGCCAAGGGCTATCGGCTGATCCTGACAATGCCGGAGAGCATGTCCGTCGAACGGCGAAAAATGCTCAAGATCCTCGGTGCCGAGCTTTATCTGACGCCTGCCGCCCACGGCATGCGCGGCGCCATCGACAAGGCGGAGTCGCTGCTGTCGGAGATTCCCAATGCCGTCATGCCGCAGCAGTTCGCGAACCCGGCGAACCCGGAGGTCCATCGTCGCACGACGGCCGAAGAGATCTGGCGGGATACCGGCGGGGCCGTCGATATTCTCGTCGCCGGCGTCGGCACCGGCGGCACCATTACCGGCGTTGGCGAGGTGCTGAAGGCCCGCAAACCGACCTTCCGCACCGTCGCCGTCGAACCCGAGGACAGCGCCGTGCTCAGCGGCAACCCGCCGGGCCCGCACAAGATCCAAGGCATCGGAGCCGGCTTTATCCCCGACATCCTGAACCGGTCGATCATCGACGAGGTGGTGCCGATCGCCAACGAACGGGCATTCTCGATGGCGCGCGATGCTGCCCGGCTGGAAGGGCTGCCCGTCGGCATCTCATCCGGGGCGGCCATTGCCGCCGGGCTGGAGATCGGCGCCCGGCCGGAGAATGCCGGAAAGACGATCGTGCTCGTCGCGCCATCGATCGCCGAACGCTACCTGTCCACGGCCCTCTTCGCGGGATTGGATTGA
- the mutM gene encoding bifunctional DNA-formamidopyrimidine glycosylase/DNA-(apurinic or apyrimidinic site) lyase, producing MPELPEVETVRRGLAPVVSGARIVDARIGRPDLRYPLPPDLGRRLAGSVVERADRRAKYLLLPLDSGWTVIWHLGMSGRVLIHLPDVPLPAPRTHDHIVLRFDNGAVVTFNDPRRFGMMDLAAPGTLAENRHLCRLGPEPLDHGFTGASLARSLSGRRGPIKAVLLDQSVVAGLGNIYVCEALYRARISPFRSAGSVSARGAARLASAIKAVLAEAIDAGGSTLRDYVRTSGELGYFQHGFAVYDRAGKACPDCTCDPAETGGIVRTVQSNRGTFYCPVRQR from the coding sequence ATGCCGGAACTTCCCGAAGTCGAAACCGTCCGCCGCGGCCTTGCGCCGGTCGTCTCCGGCGCCCGCATCGTCGATGCAAGGATCGGACGTCCGGACCTGCGCTACCCGTTGCCGCCGGATCTTGGCCGGCGGCTGGCGGGCAGTGTCGTCGAGCGTGCGGACCGGCGGGCCAAATACCTGCTGCTTCCGCTGGACTCCGGCTGGACCGTGATCTGGCATCTGGGCATGTCGGGGCGCGTGTTGATCCACTTGCCCGACGTGCCGCTGCCGGCGCCCAGGACTCACGACCATATCGTGCTTCGGTTCGACAATGGTGCGGTGGTGACGTTCAACGACCCCCGGCGTTTCGGCATGATGGATCTTGCGGCGCCAGGGACGCTGGCAGAGAATCGGCATTTATGCCGCCTGGGACCGGAACCGCTGGACCACGGCTTCACAGGCGCGTCCCTTGCCCGGTCGCTGTCCGGGCGGCGCGGACCGATCAAGGCGGTTCTGCTGGACCAGTCGGTCGTTGCCGGACTCGGCAATATCTATGTCTGCGAGGCGCTCTACCGGGCGCGGATCTCGCCATTTCGATCTGCCGGCAGCGTTTCGGCACGGGGGGCGGCACGGTTGGCGTCGGCGATCAAGGCCGTTCTGGCCGAGGCGATCGATGCCGGCGGCAGCACGCTGAGGGATTATGTGCGGACATCCGGTGAACTGGGGTATTTTCAGCATGGATTCGCGGTCTATGACCGCGCCGGCAAGGCCTGTCCGGATTGCACCTGCGATCCGGCCGAGACCGGTGGTATCGTCCGGACGGTGCAGTCGAACAGGGGCACGTTTTATTGCCCGGTGCGCCAGCGTTGA
- a CDS encoding SDR family oxidoreductase — MTASAKGLMTGLRGLVMGVANNHSIAWGIAQAAAREGAELAFTYQGDSFRRRVEPLAKSVGSDIVIPCDVGDPSSVDTAFETLQSRWESLDFVVHAIAYSDKAELKGRYVDTTLDNFLHTMNISCYSLTAVTRRAEPMMRKSRNGRGGSILTLTYLGAERVMPNYNVMGVAKAALEASVRYLAADLGHDGIRVNAVSAGPMRTLAGSAIADARYVFKFSGDNAPLGRNVLLEDVGNAGLYLLSPLSGGVTGEVHHVDAGFHAVGIPRPSHEESDEGA, encoded by the coding sequence ATGACGGCAAGTGCGAAGGGGTTGATGACCGGCCTCAGGGGTCTGGTCATGGGCGTCGCGAACAACCACTCGATCGCCTGGGGGATCGCACAAGCCGCAGCGCGCGAAGGGGCCGAACTGGCTTTCACCTATCAGGGCGACAGCTTCCGCCGCCGCGTCGAGCCGCTGGCGAAATCGGTCGGCTCGGACATCGTCATTCCTTGCGACGTCGGCGACCCCTCCTCGGTCGACACTGCCTTTGAAACCTTGCAGTCCCGATGGGAATCGCTGGATTTCGTGGTCCATGCAATTGCATATTCCGACAAGGCAGAGTTGAAGGGCCGTTACGTCGATACCACGCTGGACAACTTTCTCCACACGATGAACATCTCGTGCTACTCGCTCACGGCCGTCACCCGGCGGGCAGAGCCAATGATGCGCAAGAGCCGAAACGGCCGCGGCGGCAGCATCCTGACCTTGACCTATCTGGGCGCCGAGCGCGTCATGCCCAATTACAATGTCATGGGCGTGGCCAAAGCGGCACTGGAGGCAAGCGTCCGGTATCTGGCCGCCGATCTCGGCCATGACGGCATCCGTGTAAACGCCGTGTCGGCGGGCCCGATGCGGACGCTGGCCGGCAGCGCCATCGCCGATGCGCGCTACGTCTTCAAATTCTCTGGCGACAATGCGCCACTCGGCCGGAACGTTCTATTGGAAGATGTCGGCAACGCAGGGCTCTACCTGCTATCGCCGCTGTCCGGCGGCGTTACCGGCGAAGTGCACCATGTCGACGCCGGGTTCCATGCTGTCGGCATTCCCCGGCCTTCCCATGAAGAATCGGACGAAGGGGCGTAG
- a CDS encoding D-glycerate dehydrogenase yields the protein MTTRPRVHTTRKLPAVVETRMMELFTTRLTSRDEPVDRRGLLEMATGADILVPTLTDRLDAEFFESAPRTLRLIANFGNGVDHIDLAAAARKGIMVTNTPGVLTDDTADMTMALILATVRRLSEGERVMRSGAWAGWSPTGMLGRRLSGLRLGIIGLGRIGRAVAARARAFGMTVHYHNRARVDEQTERDLEATYWADLDQMLAHMDVVSVNCPQTPATYHLLSAQRLALMKTDAVLVNTARGEIVDEAALTEMLLAGRLAGAGLDVFAAEPHLDDRLRGLESVVLLPHMGSATIESRIEMGQRVILNIRSFWDGHSPPDRVIGQAL from the coding sequence ATGACGACGCGCCCGCGGGTCCACACCACTCGAAAGCTGCCGGCTGTCGTCGAAACGCGCATGATGGAACTGTTCACGACGCGCCTGACCTCCCGGGACGAACCGGTCGACCGCCGCGGTTTGCTCGAAATGGCGACCGGAGCAGACATTCTCGTTCCAACCCTGACCGACAGACTGGACGCCGAATTTTTCGAGTCGGCGCCCCGTACGCTGCGCCTCATCGCGAATTTCGGCAACGGCGTCGATCACATCGATCTGGCTGCGGCGGCGCGAAAAGGCATCATGGTCACGAATACACCCGGCGTGCTCACTGACGATACCGCCGATATGACGATGGCGCTGATTCTCGCGACGGTGCGGCGTCTGAGCGAGGGTGAGCGCGTAATGCGAAGCGGCGCATGGGCCGGGTGGAGTCCAACGGGCATGCTGGGGCGGCGATTGTCCGGGCTCAGGCTTGGGATCATCGGACTGGGGCGGATCGGCCGCGCCGTCGCGGCCCGCGCCCGCGCCTTCGGCATGACCGTGCATTATCATAACCGCGCCCGCGTCGACGAGCAGACGGAGCGCGATCTGGAGGCGACTTATTGGGCCGATCTGGACCAGATGCTGGCGCATATGGACGTCGTTTCGGTCAATTGCCCACAAACGCCGGCGACCTATCATCTTTTGTCCGCCCAGAGACTGGCGTTGATGAAGACAGACGCCGTGCTGGTCAACACGGCCCGTGGCGAAATCGTCGACGAAGCGGCCCTGACCGAGATGCTGCTGGCCGGCCGTCTGGCGGGGGCGGGACTGGATGTCTTCGCCGCCGAACCCCATCTCGACGACCGGCTGCGCGGCCTCGAATCGGTGGTCTTGCTGCCGCATATGGGATCGGCCACGATCGAAAGTCGCATCGAGATGGGGCAGCGCGTGATCCTGAATATCCGCTCGTTCTGGGATGGCCACTCACCGCCTGACCGCGTCATCGGGCAGGCGCTGTAA
- the fabA gene encoding 3-hydroxyacyl-[acyl-carrier-protein] dehydratase FabA produces MTAKSSYSYDDLITCAHGELFGPGNPQLPLPPMLMIDRIPNVAADGGAYGKGELEAELDLRPDLWFFQCHFEGDPVMPGCLGLDALWQLVGFYLGWTGAAGRGRALGVGEVKFSGQVLPHQKRVTYHLDIKRVINRKLVLGIADGQVSVDGNVIYEAKDLRVGLFTKTDEL; encoded by the coding sequence GTGACGGCGAAGAGCAGCTATTCCTACGACGATCTCATAACCTGCGCCCATGGCGAGCTATTCGGCCCCGGCAATCCGCAATTGCCGCTTCCGCCGATGCTGATGATCGATCGTATCCCCAATGTGGCCGCGGATGGCGGCGCTTATGGCAAGGGCGAGCTGGAAGCGGAACTGGATCTGCGGCCCGACCTGTGGTTCTTCCAGTGCCACTTCGAAGGCGACCCGGTGATGCCTGGATGTCTGGGGCTGGATGCTCTCTGGCAACTCGTCGGGTTCTATCTCGGCTGGACCGGCGCGGCCGGCCGCGGACGCGCACTTGGCGTTGGTGAGGTCAAATTCAGCGGTCAGGTCCTGCCCCACCAGAAACGCGTCACCTATCATCTCGACATCAAGCGCGTTATCAACCGAAAACTCGTTCTGGGCATTGCCGACGGACAGGTCAGCGTGGATGGCAACGTCATCTATGAAGCCAAAGACCTTCGCGTCGGCCTGTTCACCAAGACCGACGAACTTTAG
- a CDS encoding Rrf2 family transcriptional regulator, producing MVRLSKKTLFAIEAVLDIAYNAGDQPVQSSEITRRQGIPKRYLEQVLQHLVRAGILAGVRGPRGGYRLAKERRRISVGEIVRVVRAVEASADPSDDEAGSELGHAVVRPLWEELQTEFMEKLDAVSIEDLCRHAQEKGIKRENDVTIDYVI from the coding sequence ATGGTGAGGCTGTCCAAAAAGACACTGTTCGCAATCGAAGCGGTGCTGGATATCGCGTACAATGCGGGTGATCAGCCGGTTCAGTCGAGCGAGATCACCAGGCGGCAGGGCATTCCCAAACGCTATCTGGAACAAGTGCTGCAGCATCTCGTTCGGGCCGGGATCCTGGCAGGCGTTCGCGGCCCGCGCGGCGGCTACCGCCTGGCCAAGGAGCGCCGCCGGATTTCGGTGGGCGAAATCGTGCGTGTGGTCCGCGCCGTCGAAGCGTCGGCCGATCCGTCCGACGACGAAGCGGGTTCGGAACTCGGCCATGCCGTCGTTCGCCCCTTGTGGGAGGAACTCCAGACGGAATTCATGGAAAAGCTCGACGCCGTATCGATCGAGGATCTGTGCCGCCATGCCCAGGAAAAAGGGATCAAACGCGAAAACGACGTGACCATCGACTATGTAATTTGA
- the coaBC gene encoding bifunctional phosphopantothenoylcysteine decarboxylase/phosphopantothenate--cysteine ligase CoaBC yields MIASQASPDAGPLAGKRILLVIAGGIAAYKVLEVIRLLRRRGIDVTAILTEGGEKFVTPLSVAALTESPVHTALWSLTREVEMGHIQLSRSADLVVVAPATADILARMANGIADDLATTALLATDKPVLAVPAMNVRMWQHPATRRNVARLKSDGVTMIGPDDGDMACGEFGPGRMAEPDAIVAAIAARLQALATMVEPGPLAGRRALVTSGPTHEPLDPVRFLGNRSSGRQGNAIAAALAALGADTVLVTGPTGEAPPPGVTTVSVETAEQMLAACRATLPADIAVCAAAVADWRPAAAAGSKMKKSSAQPPSIALVENPDILRTLSQPGPHRPTLVVGFAAETDDLLNNAEAKRRRKGCDWIVANAVGGDTGTFGGTENTVHLLTAGGTESWPRMSKADVADRLANRIADVLGTADASGSEARKSQVTP; encoded by the coding sequence ATGATTGCCAGTCAAGCTTCCCCCGACGCCGGCCCCCTCGCCGGCAAGCGCATCCTGCTCGTCATCGCCGGCGGTATCGCCGCTTACAAGGTGCTCGAAGTGATCCGCCTGCTTCGGCGGCGGGGCATCGATGTCACGGCCATTCTGACCGAGGGGGGCGAAAAATTCGTCACGCCGCTCTCCGTGGCCGCGCTGACCGAGTCGCCCGTCCACACCGCGCTCTGGTCGCTGACCCGCGAGGTCGAGATGGGCCATATCCAGTTGTCGCGCAGCGCCGACCTCGTCGTCGTCGCCCCCGCAACGGCCGACATTCTGGCCAGGATGGCAAACGGCATCGCAGACGATCTGGCAACCACGGCCTTGCTCGCCACCGACAAGCCGGTCCTGGCAGTGCCCGCGATGAATGTCCGGATGTGGCAGCACCCGGCCACGCGGCGCAATGTTGCCCGTCTGAAGTCCGACGGCGTCACGATGATCGGACCGGACGACGGCGACATGGCGTGCGGCGAGTTCGGCCCCGGCCGAATGGCCGAGCCCGATGCCATCGTTGCGGCCATCGCCGCCCGGTTGCAGGCGCTGGCGACGATGGTTGAACCGGGTCCCTTGGCCGGTCGCCGCGCCCTCGTCACCAGCGGCCCGACGCACGAGCCGCTGGACCCGGTGCGATTTCTCGGCAACCGGTCCTCCGGGCGGCAGGGAAACGCCATCGCCGCCGCTCTCGCCGCGCTGGGGGCTGACACCGTTCTCGTGACCGGCCCGACCGGCGAAGCGCCGCCGCCGGGCGTGACAACTGTGTCGGTGGAAACGGCCGAGCAGATGCTGGCCGCCTGCCGCGCCACGCTGCCGGCCGATATCGCCGTCTGTGCCGCCGCCGTTGCCGACTGGCGCCCCGCAGCAGCAGCAGGATCGAAGATGAAGAAGTCATCGGCACAGCCGCCTTCTATCGCCCTGGTCGAAAATCCCGACATCCTGCGGACGCTTTCTCAGCCGGGCCCGCACCGCCCGACACTCGTGGTCGGTTTTGCCGCCGAAACGGACGATCTCCTCAACAATGCCGAAGCCAAGCGCCGCCGCAAGGGCTGCGACTGGATCGTGGCCAATGCCGTCGGCGGCGACACCGGGACATTCGGCGGAACGGAGAATACCGTTCACCTGCTGACCGCCGGCGGCACTGAATCCTGGCCGCGAATGTCGAAAGCCGACGTCGCCGACCGGCTGGCAAACCGGATTGCCGACGTCCTCGGCACAGCCGATGCCAGCGGATCCGAGGCCAGAAAATCTCAGGTAACGCCATGA
- the fabB gene encoding beta-ketoacyl-ACP synthase I — protein sequence MRRVVVTGMGIVSSIGNNTDEVLASLRDGRSGIVFAPEYKELGFRSQVHGAVTIDIDAHIDRKLRRFMGDGAAYNFIAMQQAIEDAGLDESDVSNERSGLIMGSGGPSTANLVEAADITRAKGPRRMGPYMVPRTMSSTNSATLATPFKIKGLNYSISSACSTSAHCIGHGTEQIQWGKQDIVFAGGGEELHWTLSSLFDAMGALSSGFNETPDKASRAYDANRDGFVIAGGGGVVVLEELDHALARGARIYGEVTGYGANSDGFDMVQPSGEGAVRCMRMALDAAPGGKVDYINTHGTSTQIGDVRELIALKEVFGDAFPMISSTKSLTGHSLGATGAQEAIYSLLMMNNGFVAASANIDDLDPEAEGMPIVRTRRDDVTLNAVMSNSFGFGGTNATLVFSRFDR from the coding sequence ATGCGGCGCGTTGTGGTCACCGGTATGGGCATCGTTTCCAGTATCGGCAATAACACCGACGAGGTGCTCGCGAGCCTGCGGGACGGCCGGTCGGGAATTGTCTTCGCCCCCGAATACAAGGAACTGGGCTTTCGCAGCCAGGTCCACGGAGCGGTCACGATCGACATCGATGCCCATATCGACCGAAAGCTCCGACGCTTTATGGGCGATGGCGCGGCCTATAATTTTATCGCCATGCAACAAGCGATCGAAGACGCCGGACTCGACGAAAGCGATGTCAGTAACGAGCGATCGGGCCTCATCATGGGCTCCGGCGGCCCCTCCACCGCCAACCTCGTCGAGGCGGCGGACATCACCCGCGCCAAGGGGCCGCGCCGCATGGGCCCGTATATGGTGCCGCGCACCATGTCGTCGACGAATTCCGCAACCCTCGCGACGCCGTTCAAGATCAAGGGTCTGAATTACTCGATCTCGTCAGCATGCTCGACCTCGGCGCATTGTATCGGTCACGGCACCGAGCAGATCCAGTGGGGCAAACAGGACATCGTCTTTGCCGGCGGCGGCGAGGAACTGCACTGGACGCTCTCTTCACTTTTCGACGCCATGGGTGCATTATCGTCCGGATTCAACGAAACCCCCGATAAAGCCTCGCGCGCCTATGATGCCAACCGTGACGGCTTTGTCATTGCGGGCGGCGGCGGCGTCGTCGTGCTGGAAGAACTCGATCACGCTCTGGCCCGCGGCGCCCGCATCTATGGCGAGGTCACCGGATACGGCGCGAATTCCGATGGTTTCGACATGGTCCAGCCATCCGGTGAGGGCGCCGTCCGCTGCATGCGCATGGCACTGGACGCCGCCCCTGGGGGCAAGGTCGACTACATCAACACCCATGGAACCTCTACCCAGATCGGCGATGTTCGCGAGCTGATCGCCCTCAAGGAGGTGTTCGGCGACGCTTTCCCCATGATCAGTTCGACCAAATCCCTGACCGGCCATTCGCTCGGGGCAACTGGTGCTCAGGAAGCGATCTACAGCCTTCTGATGATGAATAACGGGTTCGTTGCCGCGTCTGCCAACATCGACGACCTCGACCCTGAGGCCGAGGGCATGCCCATCGTCAGAACCAGGCGAGACGACGTCACACTGAATGCCGTCATGTCCAACAGCTTCGGCTTCGGCGGCACGAACGCGACGCTCGTATTCTCGCGCTTCGATCGATAA
- a CDS encoding HesA/MoeB/ThiF family protein, with amino-acid sequence MNDDDIIRYSRHILLPEIGGLGQEKIGAARVLVVGAGGLGAPVLLYLAAAGVGTLGIIDDDRVDLSNLQRQVIHDTTTIGLNKVDSAAQRLQALNAGVTVDRHVERLTPENAAALIEGYDIIVDGTDSFDARYLLNDTCHRVGRPWISAALLRFEGQISTFKSHLGPPHPCYRCLFPAPPPPGTVPSCSEAGVLGASAGMIGCLQATETVKELLGIGEGLSGRLIIIDALAARFTTVGLDRVAGCATCGGPD; translated from the coding sequence ATGAACGACGATGACATCATCCGCTATTCCCGTCACATTCTTCTGCCCGAGATCGGCGGCCTCGGACAGGAGAAGATCGGCGCCGCCCGCGTACTGGTGGTCGGAGCCGGCGGCCTCGGTGCGCCCGTACTGCTCTATCTGGCGGCCGCCGGGGTCGGTACGCTCGGGATCATCGACGACGATCGGGTCGATCTTTCCAACCTGCAGCGCCAGGTCATTCACGACACCACAACGATTGGCCTGAACAAGGTCGATTCAGCAGCGCAACGACTTCAGGCCCTTAACGCCGGCGTCACGGTCGATCGGCACGTCGAACGCCTGACGCCGGAAAACGCCGCCGCGCTGATCGAAGGCTACGACATCATCGTCGACGGCACCGACAGCTTCGACGCCCGCTACCTGCTGAACGATACCTGCCACCGCGTCGGGCGCCCCTGGATTTCGGCGGCGTTGCTCCGGTTCGAAGGGCAGATATCGACATTCAAATCCCATCTCGGACCGCCTCACCCCTGCTATCGGTGCCTGTTCCCGGCACCGCCGCCACCCGGCACCGTGCCAAGCTGTTCAGAAGCCGGCGTTCTCGGTGCCTCGGCGGGCATGATCGGGTGTCTGCAAGCGACCGAGACGGTAAAGGAACTTCTGGGCATCGGCGAGGGCCTCTCCGGCCGTCTCATTATCATCGATGCGCTCGCGGCCCGGTTCACCACGGTTGGTCTCGACCGCGTCGCCGGTTGCGCAACCTGCGGCGGACCGGACTGA
- the dut gene encoding dUTP diphosphatase produces MTDDSSTGTAPSAAETENPNSLQVGVARLPHGAGLPLPSHATAQAAGLDLAAAIDAPMVLEPGSRCLVPTGLVLHLPPGYEGQIRPRSGLALKHGLTCLNAPGTIDADYRGEIGVILINHGPNAVTVERGMRIAQLVIAPVLHATLFDIDRTAAEPEAGGSGARLRGTGGFGSTGTSGADSISGNTTETKT; encoded by the coding sequence ATGACCGACGACTCTTCAACGGGCACAGCCCCGAGCGCCGCAGAGACCGAGAACCCGAATTCGCTGCAGGTGGGGGTCGCGCGGCTGCCGCACGGCGCGGGCCTGCCATTGCCGTCCCATGCCACGGCACAGGCGGCCGGGCTGGATCTGGCGGCCGCGATCGACGCGCCCATGGTTCTGGAACCCGGTTCGCGCTGTCTGGTCCCGACGGGACTCGTACTTCACCTGCCGCCCGGATACGAAGGCCAGATCAGACCGCGATCGGGCCTCGCCCTGAAGCACGGCCTGACCTGCCTCAATGCACCGGGCACGATCGACGCCGATTATCGCGGCGAGATCGGCGTCATTCTGATCAACCACGGTCCGAATGCGGTTACGGTCGAACGTGGCATGCGCATCGCGCAGCTGGTGATCGCGCCGGTCCTGCATGCCACCCTGTTCGATATTGACAGGACCGCCGCGGAACCCGAGGCCGGCGGCAGCGGCGCCCGGCTGCGAGGAACCGGCGGCTTCGGGTCGACCGGCACCTCTGGCGCCGACTCGATTTCAGGGAATACGACGGAGACGAAGACGTAA
- a CDS encoding SH3 domain-containing protein, whose translation MPIRTTCRHRRISSTGVAAGCLGAAMVIATFSPATPVLGDDAPGLPRFASIQASEANMRTGPGRQYPVEYVYRRPELPVQIIAEFDIWRRIRDVDGDIGWVHQAMLSGRRTVMVLGPDIAMMRGEPTLEAGVVARMEPGVIAGFDHCVTSGPDKWCLVEAEDFAGWVPATTIWGISSDD comes from the coding sequence ATGCCGATTCGCACCACTTGCCGCCACCGGCGCATTTCCTCAACCGGCGTTGCCGCTGGCTGTCTCGGCGCGGCCATGGTCATCGCGACGTTCTCCCCGGCGACCCCAGTGCTGGGTGATGATGCCCCCGGCCTGCCGCGCTTTGCCAGCATCCAGGCCTCCGAGGCGAACATGCGGACCGGACCGGGACGCCAGTACCCCGTGGAGTACGTGTACCGGCGGCCGGAACTCCCGGTCCAGATCATAGCCGAGTTCGATATCTGGCGTCGGATCCGCGACGTCGACGGCGATATCGGCTGGGTCCATCAGGCGATGCTTTCCGGGCGGCGCACCGTGATGGTGCTTGGACCGGACATCGCGATGATGCGGGGCGAACCGACGCTGGAAGCAGGCGTCGTCGCCAGGATGGAACCGGGCGTCATCGCAGGGTTCGATCATTGCGTGACTTCCGGCCCGGACAAGTGGTGTCTGGTCGAAGCAGAAGATTTCGCAGGATGGGTTCCTGCCACCACTATCTGGGGAATATCGTCAGACGATTGA
- a CDS encoding class I SAM-dependent methyltransferase, with protein MTTDDQRWLRYLASIGDEAPPRDTLVRALSSRSGPPGRALDLGAGQGRDTVYLLRQGWSVTAVDRSAAAIHRIVQLCPAPLCKHLTVIESAFEEVRLPPDQDLVNASFSLPFCAADCFENFWSEIERVLKPGGVFCGHLLGPGDDWARDGVVTETPDQIQERFRTWAALDIETTFGPAATAKGRVKNWDLYKIVALR; from the coding sequence GTGACGACCGACGATCAGCGATGGCTGCGCTATCTGGCCTCGATCGGCGATGAGGCGCCGCCCCGCGACACGCTGGTCAGAGCCTTGTCCAGCCGGTCCGGTCCCCCCGGACGGGCGCTCGATCTCGGCGCTGGTCAGGGGCGCGACACCGTTTATCTACTGCGCCAAGGCTGGTCCGTCACGGCGGTGGACCGATCGGCGGCGGCGATACACCGTATTGTCCAGCTGTGTCCCGCCCCGCTTTGCAAACACCTGACCGTCATCGAATCGGCGTTTGAAGAGGTTCGGCTGCCGCCCGATCAGGACCTTGTGAACGCCAGTTTTTCACTGCCGTTCTGCGCGGCCGACTGTTTCGAAAACTTCTGGTCGGAAATAGAGCGTGTGCTGAAGCCGGGAGGCGTCTTCTGCGGCCATCTTCTGGGTCCTGGTGACGATTGGGCCAGGGACGGCGTCGTCACCGAGACACCGGACCAGATCCAGGAGCGATTCAGAACCTGGGCCGCCTTGGATATCGAGACGACCTTCGGACCGGCCGCGACGGCCAAGGGCCGGGTGAAAAACTGGGATCTTTACAAGATCGTCGCCCTTCGCTGA
- a CDS encoding class I SAM-dependent methyltransferase: MTENPESRWFGEQSVNPDEKTRLVRGVFSNVAERYDLMNDLMSGGIHRAWKHRFVALANPRPGERILDVAGGTGDIAFRLVRAMDRRSAGRHAHRDMSATSGPDVVICDLSEEMVRVGRDRSIDQGFAGRIEVVVGNAESLPLPDRCVDAYTIAFGLRNVTRIDTALAEARRVLRPGGRFLCLEFSHVVLPALRYAYETYSDAVIPRLGQMIVGDRESYAYLVQSIRRFPEQQELADRMAAAGFHNPKWINLTGGIAAIHQGWRI, translated from the coding sequence ATGACCGAGAATCCCGAAAGCCGCTGGTTCGGCGAACAGTCCGTTAATCCGGACGAAAAAACCCGTCTGGTGCGTGGCGTCTTTTCCAACGTCGCCGAGCGCTACGATCTGATGAACGACTTGATGAGCGGCGGCATCCACCGGGCGTGGAAGCACCGCTTTGTCGCGCTGGCGAATCCGCGACCCGGGGAACGCATCCTCGACGTGGCCGGGGGGACCGGCGACATCGCTTTTCGCCTCGTCCGCGCGATGGATCGACGATCGGCGGGCCGGCATGCCCATCGTGACATGTCGGCCACGAGCGGGCCCGATGTCGTCATCTGCGATCTGTCGGAGGAAATGGTCAGGGTGGGGCGCGACCGGTCGATCGACCAGGGTTTCGCCGGCCGGATCGAGGTGGTGGTCGGCAACGCGGAATCCCTTCCGCTTCCGGACCGCTGTGTCGACGCCTATACGATTGCATTCGGTTTGCGAAACGTCACTCGGATCGACACCGCCCTTGCCGAGGCCCGCCGGGTATTGCGGCCGGGCGGGCGGTTTCTCTGTCTGGAATTCAGCCATGTCGTCTTGCCGGCACTGCGCTACGCCTATGAAACCTATTCCGACGCGGTCATTCCGCGTCTGGGGCAGATGATCGTCGGCGACCGCGAAAGCTACGCCTATCTGGTCCAGAGCATCCGCCGTTTTCCCGAACAGCAGGAACTCGCCGACCGGATGGCGGCAGCGGGCTTCCACAACCCGAAATGGATCAACCTGACCGGCGGCATCGCCGCGATCCACCAGGGCTGGCGCATCTAG